From the genome of Neodiprion pinetum isolate iyNeoPine1 chromosome 3, iyNeoPine1.2, whole genome shotgun sequence, one region includes:
- the fz2 gene encoding frizzled-2 — MGPCRGTTGALVALLILQGSLWGAESDSTIGASSGSPSGSGLGSSSSGGHSSLGGSTGNGRCEEITIPMCRSIGYNLTAMPNELNHDTQEEAGLEVHQFWPLVEIKCSPDLKFFLCSMYTPICLPEYSKPLPACRSVCERARAGCAPLMQQYGFSWPERMACERLPNHGDPENLCMEQDNHTSSAASSAPMPPPPRPTKPSRPTQPPRCKPGKNQKNCQNPPGERARECACRCRAPLVPLGVGGAVSSVAVGGAPSLGVGMGLGLPQDIAGVPDCALPCHGAFLTHEERGFAAVWLALWSGLCAASTLMTVTTFLIDTQRFKYPERPIVFLSACYFVVSLGYLARSVLGHEEIACEGPALRSGAQGPGACVTVFLMIYFFGMASSVWWVILAFTWFLAAGLKWGNEAIASYSQYFHLAAWLAPTAQTVWALLAGGVAGDPVAGVCTVAPEGVRTFILAPLLVYLLLGTSFLLAGFISLFRIRSVLKRQPGAKADKLEKLMIRIGVFSVLYTVPASAVLACHLYESTLRDEWLRSLACPCQPRARPLYSVLMLKYFMALAVGITSGVWIWSGKTLDSWRRLWRRLFGSGPGNTGVKGGVGRAGPQYPPPPAGGALLPPGSVASASQHHLHHHVLKQPPLSHV; from the coding sequence ATGGGTCCCTGTCGAGGCACGACGGGTGCTTTGGTGGCGCTGCTTATCCTCCAGGGAAGCCTTTGGGGCGCGGAATCGGATTCAACTATTGGCGCGTCGAGCGGAAGTCCCTCGGGATCGGGGCTTGGCTCTTCGAGTTCCGGGGGCCACTCGAGCCTCGGAGGTTCAACGGGTAATGGAAGGTGCGAGGAGATAACGATACCGATGTGCAGGTCGATCGGTTACAACCTGACCGCGATGCCGAACGAGCTCAACCACGACACGCAGGAGGAGGCCGGCCTCGAGGTCCATCAGTTCTGGCCCCTGGTCGAGATAAAGTGCTCGCCGGACCTCAAGTTCTTCCTCTGCTCGATGTACACGCCGATCTGTCTGCCGGAGTACTCCAAGCCGCTTCCGGCCTGCAGAAGCGTCTGCGAGAGGGCGAGAGCAGGCTGCGCACCGCTGATGCAGCAGTACGGGTTCTCCTGGCCGGAGCGGATGGCCTGCGAGCGGTTGCCAAATCACGGAGACCCGGAGAACCTCTGCATGGAACAGGACAACCACACTAGCAGCGCTGCTAGCAGCGCCCCCATGCCGCCCCCACCACGGCCGACGAAGCCGTCGAGGCCGACGCAGCCGCCGAGGTGCAAGCCgggtaaaaatcaaaaaaactgccaaaatCCCCCAGGGGAAAGGGCGAGGGAGTGCGCGTGTCGATGCAGAGCACCTCTCGTACCTCTGGGGGTCGGCGGGGCGGTAAGCAGCGTGGCCGTCGGGGGGGCGCCAAGTCTGGGGGTGGGGATGGGTCTGGGACTCCCGCAGGACATTGCCGGGGTCCCAGACTGCGCCCTACCCTGCCACGGCGCGTTTCTCACCCACGAGGAACGCGGGTTCGCGGCGGTCTGGCTCGCACTGTGGAGCGGCCTTTGCGCCGCAAGCACTCTCATGACCGTGACCACCTTCCTGATCGACACCCAACGCTTCAAGTACCCTGAACGGCCGATCGTTTTTCTCTCGGCGTGTTACTTCGTCGTGTCGCTGGGTTACCTGGCACGCAGCGTCCTAGGGCACGAGGAGATCGCTTGCGAGGGTCCGGCACTAAGGTCCGGGGCCCAAGGCCCTGGCGCCTGCGTCACGGTATTCTTGATGATATACTTCTTCGGTATGGCATCGTCGGTCTGGTGGGTCATACTCGCGTTCACTTGGTTCCTCGCCGCCGGTCTCAAGTGGGGTAACGAAGCGATCGCCTCCTACTCCCAGTACTTCCACCTCGCAGCCTGGCTCGCCCCGACGGCCCAGACCGTTTGGGCCTTACTGGCCGGCGGCGTCGCCGGCGATCCGGTCGCCGGAGTTTGCACCGTCGCTCCGGAGGGCGTTCGCACCTTTATTCTGGCTCCGCTACTCGTCTATCTGCTATTGGGCACGAGCTTCCTGCTGGCCGGGTTCATCAGCCTCTTCCGGATCCGGTCGGTCCTGAAACGTCAGCCCGGCGCGAAGGCCGACAAACTCGAGAAGCTCATGATTCGCATCGGCGTTTTCTCGGTCCTTTACACCGTGCCAGCTAGCGCGGTCCTTGCCTGTCACCTATACGAGTCCACCCTCAGGGACGAGTGGTTAAGGTCCCTGGCCTGCCCTTGTCAGCCGCGGGCACGACCTCTCTACTCGGTTCTCATGCTCAAGTACTTCATGGCCCTTGCGGTCGGCATCACCTCCGGTGTATGGATATGGAGCGGGAAGACCCTCGACTCCTGGCGGCGGCTGTGGCGTAGACTCTTCGGATCGGGCCCCGGCAACACCGGCGTCAAGGGGGGTGTCGGCCGCGCTGGGCCTCAGTACCCCCCACCACCCGCCGGCGGGGCTCTTCTCCCACCCGGCAGCGTAGCCAGCGCTTCTCAGCACCACCTTCACCACCACGTGCTCAAGCAGCCGCCCCTCTCGCACGTATGA